A window from Gemmatimonadaceae bacterium encodes these proteins:
- a CDS encoding M20/M25/M40 family metallo-hydrolase has product MPTPRHLRLSIAALIAVASAASAASAQSSTLTPRQRLAHDVYFELVSINTVDSVGSVTKAVEAMAARFRAAGFPDSDVKVLIPPGKPTKGNLVVRYHGRGGATAGKPILELAHLDVVAALRSDWPRDPFTPVEENGFFLGRGVSDDKAMASIFVANMLSWKQEGFVPQRDVILALTADEEGGSANGAHWLVDQHKDLIDAAFAINEGGGGTLDGKGMDVKPLFNSIQAAEKVYVDFTLTATNPGGHSSVPRPDNAIYELANALGRVAKYSFPVELNPTTRGFFAQTAKVEKPAIAAAMRAIVKNPKDASASAILSKDPRYNSTLRTTCVATRLAGGHAYNALPQSATANVNCRMVPTTTLDNVRSTLARVIGDTGIKITLTQKNEAPRFPTSTLAIDPQLLNAATDITHQMFGGIPVVPVMSTGATDSHWLREAGIPSYGVSGLFSLPGETNAHGRDEKLRVKSYYDGLEFLDKLVRRLSASQTTM; this is encoded by the coding sequence GTGCCCACTCCGCGCCATCTCCGACTCTCGATCGCCGCGTTGATTGCGGTCGCGTCAGCCGCTTCAGCCGCGTCCGCGCAATCGTCCACGCTCACGCCGCGCCAGCGCCTGGCCCACGACGTGTACTTCGAGCTCGTCTCGATCAACACCGTCGATTCCGTCGGCTCCGTGACCAAGGCGGTCGAGGCGATGGCGGCGCGCTTTCGCGCGGCGGGCTTTCCCGACTCCGATGTGAAAGTGCTCATACCGCCCGGCAAGCCGACGAAGGGCAACCTCGTCGTGCGATACCACGGCCGCGGCGGAGCGACAGCAGGCAAACCGATTCTCGAGCTCGCGCACCTCGACGTCGTGGCGGCGCTGCGCAGCGATTGGCCGCGCGATCCGTTCACGCCCGTCGAGGAGAACGGCTTCTTCCTTGGCCGCGGCGTGAGCGACGACAAGGCGATGGCGTCGATCTTCGTCGCCAACATGCTGTCGTGGAAGCAGGAAGGCTTCGTCCCGCAGCGCGACGTCATTCTCGCGCTCACCGCCGACGAGGAAGGCGGCAGCGCGAACGGCGCGCATTGGCTCGTCGACCAGCACAAGGATCTCATCGACGCCGCGTTCGCGATCAACGAAGGCGGCGGCGGAACGCTCGACGGCAAAGGCATGGACGTGAAGCCGCTCTTCAATTCGATTCAGGCGGCCGAAAAGGTGTATGTCGATTTCACGCTCACCGCCACGAACCCGGGCGGCCACTCCAGCGTGCCGCGTCCCGACAACGCGATCTACGAGCTCGCCAACGCGCTCGGTCGCGTGGCGAAGTACAGCTTTCCCGTCGAGCTGAATCCGACGACGCGCGGCTTTTTCGCGCAGACGGCGAAAGTCGAGAAACCGGCGATCGCCGCGGCCATGCGCGCCATTGTGAAGAATCCGAAGGATGCAAGCGCGTCGGCGATTCTGTCGAAGGATCCGCGGTACAACTCCACACTGCGCACGACGTGCGTCGCGACGCGACTGGCCGGCGGCCACGCCTACAACGCGCTGCCGCAGTCCGCGACGGCGAACGTGAACTGCCGCATGGTGCCGACGACCACGCTCGACAACGTGCGCTCGACGCTCGCGCGCGTGATCGGCGATACCGGCATCAAGATCACGCTCACGCAAAAGAACGAGGCGCCGCGCTTCCCGACGTCGACGCTGGCGATCGATCCGCAGCTGCTGAACGCCGCCACCGACATCACGCATCAAATGTTCGGCGGCATTCCGGTCGTGCCGGTGATGTCCACGGGCGCCACCGACAGCCATTGGCTGCGTGAGGCAGGCATTCCGTCATACGGCGTCTCGGGACTTTTCTCACTCCCCGGCGAAACGAACGCGCACGGCCGCGACGAGAAGCTGCGCGTCAAATCGTACTACGACGGGCTGGAGTTCCTCGACAAGCTGGTACGTCGTCTGTCGGCCTCGCAGACGACGATGTGA
- a CDS encoding RDD family protein: MGYYYADADSKPVGPLSADQVMALYRDGKLNGSSPLFAEGSTTWSTVDTLLRAPQPMQPIPNAYTAPTTRACRSCGIPLAPESKWCGACHASAIPGVFGTLASPGRRLGAYLLDWILPFTSIGALVTVVAWSGGGMAAVIAAAALTLAYIVWSGVLFSRGTTPAKNLLGMDVINEDGHVAGFGRMFVREWIGKLIISHMVFCLGLLWIFVDKDRQCWHDKLVSTYVVKRPETV, translated from the coding sequence GTGGGCTACTACTACGCAGACGCGGACAGCAAGCCGGTCGGACCACTCAGCGCCGACCAGGTCATGGCACTGTATCGCGACGGCAAATTGAACGGGAGCTCACCGCTCTTCGCCGAGGGCTCGACCACCTGGAGTACGGTGGATACGCTGCTTCGCGCACCGCAACCGATGCAGCCCATCCCGAATGCCTACACGGCGCCGACGACGCGCGCGTGCCGGTCGTGCGGCATTCCGCTCGCGCCCGAATCGAAGTGGTGCGGCGCGTGTCATGCCTCGGCGATTCCTGGCGTGTTCGGCACTCTCGCTTCGCCGGGGCGACGCCTGGGCGCGTACCTGCTCGATTGGATTCTTCCGTTCACGAGCATCGGCGCCCTCGTCACTGTCGTCGCATGGTCGGGCGGTGGCATGGCCGCGGTCATCGCTGCCGCCGCGCTCACCCTGGCCTACATCGTCTGGTCGGGCGTGCTCTTCTCGCGCGGAACCACGCCAGCCAAAAACCTGCTCGGCATGGACGTCATCAACGAGGACGGCCACGTCGCCGGATTCGGCCGCATGTTCGTGCGCGAGTGGATCGGGAAGCTCATCATCTCGCACATGGTCTTCTGCCTCGGCCTGCTGTGGATCTTCGTCGACAAGGACCGCCAGTGCTGGCATGACAAGCTGGTCAGCACCTATGTCGTGAAGCGCCCCGAAACGGTGTGA
- a CDS encoding alpha/beta fold hydrolase: protein MPRPILAAVLALCATTAAAQQRPDRAEHHEFAIANFHTESGVTLPKAIVVYGTYGHLNAARDNVVLLPSHYMANHHGYEWLIGPGRALDTATMFLVATELFGNGHSSSPSNTPEPYHGPRFPVMTIRDNVEAVHRLLAEDLHVTHLRAVIGFSMGAQQAFQWAVSYPAFEDRVVATSGTAKTYGHGIMRLESQIAAIETDPTFNNGDYTEQPKKGLEAFGMVWAPWLYSQEWWRRELWKTTVPAGTTLEQYMARFRNFIPGADANDLILQCRTWEKHDVGMTPGFNGSVEAALRSIKVPFLYMPSETDLYFPVGDARYESQFMSTVKLVPIPSLWGHPAGAGANPQDRDFLNSRISAFLAGR, encoded by the coding sequence ATGCCACGCCCCATCCTCGCCGCGGTGCTCGCCCTCTGCGCGACCACTGCCGCCGCGCAACAGCGCCCGGACCGCGCCGAACATCACGAATTCGCGATTGCGAACTTTCATACCGAAAGCGGCGTCACGCTGCCGAAAGCGATCGTCGTCTACGGCACGTACGGCCATCTGAATGCCGCGCGCGACAACGTCGTGCTGCTGCCGTCACACTACATGGCCAACCATCACGGCTACGAGTGGTTGATCGGGCCGGGTCGCGCGCTCGACACCGCGACGATGTTTCTGGTCGCGACGGAGCTCTTCGGCAACGGCCACTCGTCGAGTCCAAGCAACACGCCCGAGCCGTATCACGGGCCGCGCTTTCCGGTGATGACGATCCGCGACAACGTCGAGGCGGTCCATCGATTACTCGCCGAGGATCTGCACGTCACGCATCTGCGCGCGGTGATCGGCTTCTCGATGGGCGCGCAGCAGGCGTTTCAGTGGGCCGTGAGCTACCCCGCGTTCGAGGATCGCGTCGTCGCGACGTCGGGCACCGCGAAGACGTACGGGCACGGCATCATGAGATTGGAAAGTCAGATCGCGGCGATCGAGACCGATCCGACATTCAACAACGGCGACTACACCGAGCAGCCGAAGAAAGGCCTCGAGGCGTTCGGCATGGTGTGGGCACCGTGGCTCTACTCGCAGGAATGGTGGCGCAGAGAATTGTGGAAGACCACGGTGCCGGCCGGCACGACGCTCGAGCAATACATGGCGCGCTTTCGCAACTTCATTCCCGGCGCGGACGCCAACGATCTGATTCTCCAATGCCGCACCTGGGAGAAGCACGACGTCGGCATGACGCCGGGCTTCAACGGCAGTGTCGAGGCGGCGCTCAGATCGATCAAGGTGCCGTTTCTCTACATGCCCTCCGAGACCGATTTGTATTTCCCGGTCGGCGATGCGCGCTACGAATCGCAGTTCATGTCGACGGTCAAGCTCGTGCCGATTCCGTCGCTGTGGGGCCATCCCGCGGGCGCCGGCGCCAACCCGCAGGATCGCGACTTCCTCAACTCACGCATCTCGGCGTTTCTGGCGGGGCGCTGA
- a CDS encoding DEAD/DEAH box helicase, whose amino-acid sequence MPEFWPPNLRLSYVVDLSPRSPDDGVYVDAGADVAHIDPALSRLLRGSDVGETLAAICATGRCHVRESATQVAKKAARWDDAGTWRLALRVTSRDDGTHALSGSLVRGDQMLALDAPAVLHPNGLLYMNGALARYDHGGVSHIAATLRNVPNVPLVDGELPEILELLYALPHAPSIALPEDVHLDERRVAPRPWLSITQDPSPWKIATPILALGFQYGDVRIPADHPQEAIFDRASMTLLRRDYDAERAARERLTTASARVHADIERDNDPHRLTIARSRLAPLIVELVREGWRVDASGVQYRAPGLARAQVRSGIDWFDLDMVVDYDGATAPLPALLDAIRKRQSTVTLSDGSVGLVPVEWLSRLGPALAAGSPQAGVTRFSRSQIGLLDALLSATPDVSIDETFERAREKLHSFEGIAPADPAPSFVGTLREYQREGLGWLDFLRDFGLGGCLADDMGLGKTVQVLALLDARRAAAATKRPSIIVVPRSLVFNWLREAERFTPALRVLDYSVARRRPGAIDPHTDDVVITTYGMMRSDIAELSEIDFEYAILDEAQAIKNANTASAKAARLLRARHRLALSGTPIENHLHELWSLFEFLNPGMLGASSTFGLMADLATDAPPGDHQESREILKRALRPVILRRTKQQVAPELPERVEQTLYVDMEPAQRAFYMQLLAETRRTVFDEIDRVGVGGARMHILTALLRLRQAACHPVLADHTRPNLPSAKLDALIPTLAEIVDEDHKAVVFSQFTSFLSLVRRRLEEDGIAYEYLDGATRDREARVDRFQSADGPPLFLVSLKAGGHGLNLTAADYVYLLDPWWNPAVEAQAIDRAHRIGQTRRVIATRLVAKGTIEEKVLELQASKRALADAILGSDQGALAGIGREELEMLLSAGE is encoded by the coding sequence ATGCCGGAATTCTGGCCGCCAAATCTCCGGCTGTCGTATGTCGTCGATCTCTCGCCGCGATCGCCGGACGACGGCGTCTACGTCGATGCCGGTGCTGACGTCGCGCACATCGATCCCGCGCTGAGTCGCCTGCTGCGCGGCAGCGACGTCGGAGAGACGCTCGCCGCGATCTGCGCGACGGGCCGCTGTCACGTTCGCGAATCTGCCACTCAGGTCGCGAAGAAGGCCGCGCGTTGGGACGACGCCGGCACGTGGCGACTCGCGTTGCGCGTCACATCGCGCGACGACGGGACGCACGCGCTCTCGGGCTCGCTCGTGCGCGGCGACCAAATGTTGGCGCTCGACGCACCCGCGGTCCTGCATCCGAACGGCCTTCTATATATGAACGGCGCGCTCGCGCGCTACGATCACGGCGGCGTGTCTCACATTGCCGCCACGCTGCGCAACGTGCCGAACGTTCCGCTCGTCGACGGCGAATTGCCCGAAATTCTCGAGCTTCTGTACGCGTTGCCGCACGCACCGTCGATCGCCTTGCCGGAGGACGTGCATCTCGACGAACGACGCGTTGCGCCGCGGCCGTGGCTCTCGATCACGCAGGATCCGTCGCCGTGGAAGATCGCGACCCCGATCCTCGCGCTCGGCTTCCAGTACGGCGACGTGCGCATTCCGGCCGATCACCCGCAGGAAGCGATCTTCGATCGCGCCAGCATGACGCTGCTGCGCCGCGACTACGATGCCGAGCGTGCGGCACGCGAGCGCTTGACGACGGCGTCGGCGCGCGTGCACGCCGACATCGAGCGTGACAACGATCCGCATCGCCTCACGATCGCGCGATCGCGCCTCGCGCCGCTCATCGTGGAGCTCGTGCGCGAAGGCTGGCGCGTCGACGCGAGCGGCGTGCAGTATCGCGCTCCCGGTTTGGCGCGCGCGCAGGTGCGGTCGGGCATCGACTGGTTCGACCTCGACATGGTCGTGGATTACGACGGCGCCACCGCGCCGCTTCCCGCGTTGCTCGACGCAATTCGCAAACGTCAATCGACGGTCACGCTGTCCGACGGCAGCGTTGGCCTCGTTCCCGTCGAGTGGCTGTCGCGTCTCGGTCCGGCGCTCGCCGCCGGTTCGCCACAGGCGGGCGTCACACGCTTTTCGCGCTCGCAGATCGGCTTGCTCGATGCGCTGCTGTCCGCGACACCCGACGTGTCGATCGACGAAACCTTCGAGCGTGCGCGCGAGAAGCTGCATTCGTTCGAGGGGATCGCCCCCGCCGACCCCGCGCCGAGCTTTGTCGGAACGCTGCGCGAGTATCAGCGCGAAGGACTCGGCTGGCTGGACTTCCTGCGCGACTTCGGGCTCGGCGGCTGCCTCGCCGACGACATGGGTTTGGGCAAAACGGTTCAGGTGCTGGCGCTCCTCGATGCTCGGCGCGCCGCGGCGGCGACTAAGCGCCCATCGATCATCGTCGTTCCACGTTCGCTCGTCTTCAACTGGCTGCGCGAAGCCGAGCGATTCACGCCGGCGCTGCGCGTGCTCGACTACAGCGTCGCGCGCCGCCGCCCCGGCGCGATCGACCCCCACACGGACGACGTCGTCATCACGACCTACGGCATGATGCGCAGCGACATCGCCGAGCTCAGCGAGATCGACTTCGAGTATGCCATTCTCGACGAGGCACAGGCGATCAAGAATGCGAACACGGCGTCGGCGAAAGCCGCGCGGCTGTTGCGCGCGCGCCATCGCCTGGCGCTGAGCGGCACGCCGATCGAGAACCATCTCCACGAGCTCTGGAGTCTATTCGAGTTCTTGAATCCCGGCATGCTCGGAGCCTCGTCCACGTTCGGGTTGATGGCCGATCTGGCTACCGACGCGCCTCCCGGCGACCACCAGGAGAGCCGCGAGATCCTCAAGCGTGCGCTGCGCCCGGTGATTCTGCGGCGGACCAAGCAGCAGGTCGCGCCCGAGCTGCCGGAGCGCGTCGAACAGACGCTGTACGTGGACATGGAGCCGGCGCAGCGCGCGTTCTACATGCAGTTGCTCGCCGAAACGCGGCGCACCGTGTTCGACGAGATCGACCGCGTGGGCGTTGGCGGGGCGCGCATGCACATTCTCACCGCGCTGCTGCGGCTGCGCCAAGCGGCGTGTCACCCCGTGCTCGCCGATCACACGCGCCCCAATTTGCCGAGCGCGAAGCTGGACGCGTTGATTCCGACGTTGGCCGAGATCGTGGACGAGGATCACAAGGCCGTGGTGTTCTCGCAGTTCACGAGCTTCCTCTCGCTGGTGCGGCGCCGCCTGGAGGAGGACGGCATTGCGTACGAGTATCTCGACGGTGCCACGCGCGATCGCGAGGCACGCGTCGATCGCTTTCAGTCGGCGGACGGACCGCCGCTCTTTCTCGTGAGTCTCAAGGCGGGCGGCCACGGATTGAATCTCACGGCCGCCGACTATGTGTATCTTCTCGATCCGTGGTGGAACCCCGCCGTCGAAGCGCAGGCGATCGACCGCGCGCATCGCATTGGGCAAACGCGCCGTGTGATCGCGACACGCCTCGTCGCGAAGGGCACGATCGAGGAAAAGGTTCTCGAGCTTCAGGCCTCGAAACGCGCGCTGGCCGACGCCATCCTGGGCAGCGATCAGGGCGCGCTGGCCGGCATTGGCCGCGAAGAATTGGAGATGTTGTTGTCCGCCGGCGAATGA
- a CDS encoding carboxypeptidase regulatory-like domain-containing protein yields the protein MHPILYAVMRPRISGLLATVVALLALLALRPSLATGQASPNVTIAVRVLDSSSAPVPDADVSVVRDVSTALAHATTNAAGRTRLVVPRGPGSLQLIARRIGYQAAYRFFALPAGDSTFIELRLMRTPVTLETVKVSAAEDLKRKSYYLSAEDIENSNRTMLDASDIFKLRPDMMNSRGGAKACEVPWTDRTGWIENVFINGKRIVLAPMDSQYVYSRKQSLGVFDKPMPRPNPRLSRVGARPPTPSQFTQFSHMDTVLSILKGIKPEHIAEVTYHDCFDMSVDKNHSDLAMFIVLKPGIGYKPGLGTFVVPEDTTSRRNANAFTVDNLPRYRFRIVGIYDVGTGDPLPNVDVIDSVSGNRVQSTATGTVSLFFVPEGTNTLRLHRAGFRDTTVTVTISPKDTVPLTFVMSRQP from the coding sequence GTGCATCCCATACTTTATGCGGTCATGCGGCCTCGAATTTCGGGACTCCTCGCCACCGTCGTCGCCCTCCTCGCCCTCCTCGCCCTTCGGCCGTCGCTCGCGACCGGCCAGGCGTCGCCCAACGTGACGATCGCGGTACGCGTGCTCGACTCGAGCAGCGCGCCGGTCCCCGACGCCGACGTCTCCGTCGTGCGCGACGTCTCGACCGCGCTCGCACATGCGACCACCAACGCCGCCGGGCGCACGAGGCTCGTCGTGCCGCGGGGTCCGGGATCGCTGCAGCTCATCGCGCGGCGCATCGGCTACCAGGCCGCCTATCGCTTCTTCGCGCTTCCCGCGGGCGACAGCACGTTCATCGAGCTGCGGCTCATGCGCACGCCGGTGACGCTCGAGACAGTGAAGGTCTCCGCCGCCGAAGATCTCAAACGAAAGAGCTATTATCTCAGCGCCGAGGATATCGAGAACAGCAATCGCACGATGCTGGATGCGAGCGACATCTTCAAGCTGCGTCCGGACATGATGAACAGCCGCGGCGGCGCGAAGGCGTGCGAAGTCCCGTGGACCGATCGTACCGGTTGGATCGAGAACGTGTTCATCAACGGCAAGCGCATCGTGCTCGCGCCCATGGATTCACAATACGTGTATAGCCGCAAGCAGTCGCTCGGCGTCTTCGACAAGCCGATGCCGCGCCCGAACCCGCGCCTGTCACGCGTCGGCGCGCGTCCGCCGACTCCGTCGCAATTCACGCAGTTCTCGCACATGGACACCGTCCTCTCGATCCTCAAGGGGATCAAGCCCGAGCACATCGCCGAAGTGACGTATCACGATTGCTTCGACATGTCGGTGGACAAGAATCACTCCGACCTGGCGATGTTCATCGTGCTGAAGCCAGGCATCGGCTACAAGCCGGGGCTCGGGACCTTCGTCGTGCCCGAGGATACGACGTCCAGGCGCAACGCGAACGCGTTCACGGTCGACAACCTTCCCCGCTACCGGTTTCGGATCGTCGGGATCTACGACGTGGGCACGGGCGATCCGCTGCCGAACGTGGACGTGATCGATTCGGTGAGCGGCAATCGCGTGCAAAGCACGGCGACCGGGACCGTATCGCTCTTCTTCGTTCCCGAGGGAACGAACACCCTGCGCCTACACCGCGCCGGATTTCGGGACACCACCGTCACCGTGACCATCTCGCCGAAAGACACGGTACCGCTGACTTTCGTGATGAGCCGCCAGCCCTAG
- a CDS encoding ABC transporter permease has translation MRNLRLAFRTLFKTPFVTIVAVLSLALGIGANAAIYSLFNELLLAPLPVPHPERLVNLGGNDPTPGSHQCGLAGNCQWVFSYKMFRDLEAQPGPFSGLAGHVITSGNVSYRGNTSSASGELVSGSYFPVLGVRPAIGRLFSVDDDKTIGGHPIVVLSHEYWSTQLGGDPAVVGQILDVNGQKLTIIGVAAAGFQGTTLGNKPDFYAPLTMRGALSPGFNAFDKRRQYWVYVFGRLNPGVTIEQAGARENVLYHSIINNVELPLQKGVSQKVLDRFKVKKLELSDGRRGLSTLDAQTRTPLMLLFGITLFVLTIACANIANLLLARAASRSLEMAVRLSLGATRRQLLAQLLTESVVLAALGGVAGLAVAWGTLHAIVLLLPNDVSSALSFTLSPTAIGFAALLAMLTGLLFGLFPALHSTRPNLVSALRDGSGKTSATRSATRFRTSLVTAQIALSMALLVSAGLFIKSLTNVSRVSLGLDVNNLVTFRVSPVLNGYSGVRSQQVFARIESEVSSIPGVRGIVAARVQVIGGNNWDNGMNVQGFAKTLDTDVDAYFNEVSPEFFHTMGIPLVAGREFTTGDAVGAPRVAIVNEAFTKKFKLGNDAVGKMVGEGDSLTHVIVGVVKDSRYSGVKQDMRPVYYVAYKQDTTAGSMSFYVRSSLPSATLMPEIRAAVAKVDRNLPVTGLKTMPQQIKDNVYLDRMISTLSAGFAALATLLAAIGLYGVLAYSVVQRTKEIGVRMALGADSSKILSMVLRSVAIMTAVGATIGAAAAWGIGRGAQSLLFGVQGRDPFVMVGAAVVLAIAAVLAGAIPAARAARVDPVQALRYE, from the coding sequence ATGCGCAATCTCCGCCTCGCTTTCCGGACGCTGTTCAAGACGCCCTTCGTCACGATCGTCGCCGTCCTTTCGCTCGCGTTGGGCATTGGCGCGAACGCGGCCATCTACTCGTTGTTCAACGAGCTCCTGCTGGCCCCGCTCCCGGTGCCGCATCCGGAACGCCTCGTCAATCTGGGTGGCAACGACCCGACGCCGGGCTCGCATCAGTGCGGCCTGGCCGGGAACTGCCAGTGGGTGTTCAGCTACAAGATGTTCCGCGATCTCGAGGCGCAGCCGGGTCCGTTCAGCGGCCTCGCGGGGCACGTCATCACCAGCGGAAACGTCAGCTATCGCGGCAACACCTCGAGCGCATCCGGTGAGCTCGTCTCCGGCTCGTACTTCCCCGTGCTCGGCGTCAGACCCGCGATTGGCCGTCTGTTCAGTGTCGACGACGACAAGACGATCGGCGGCCACCCCATCGTGGTCCTCAGCCACGAGTATTGGTCGACCCAACTTGGCGGCGATCCCGCGGTGGTCGGCCAGATCCTCGACGTCAACGGCCAAAAGCTAACCATCATCGGCGTTGCCGCCGCGGGATTTCAGGGCACCACGCTGGGCAACAAGCCGGACTTCTACGCGCCGCTCACCATGCGCGGCGCATTGAGTCCCGGGTTCAACGCGTTCGACAAACGCCGGCAGTACTGGGTCTATGTCTTCGGCCGCCTCAACCCCGGCGTGACGATCGAACAGGCCGGCGCGCGCGAGAACGTCCTCTATCACAGTATCATCAACAACGTCGAGCTGCCGCTGCAGAAGGGAGTCAGCCAGAAGGTGCTCGACCGATTCAAGGTGAAAAAGCTCGAGCTCAGCGACGGCCGCCGCGGCCTGAGCACGTTGGACGCCCAAACGCGTACGCCGCTGATGCTGCTGTTCGGAATCACGCTGTTCGTGCTCACGATCGCGTGCGCCAACATCGCGAACCTGCTGCTCGCGCGCGCCGCGAGTCGATCGCTGGAGATGGCCGTTCGGCTCTCGTTGGGCGCGACCCGCAGGCAGCTCCTCGCGCAGCTGCTCACCGAATCCGTCGTGCTCGCCGCACTCGGTGGAGTGGCGGGGCTGGCCGTGGCGTGGGGGACGCTGCACGCCATCGTGTTGCTGCTCCCCAACGACGTGTCGTCGGCGCTTTCGTTCACGCTGAGCCCCACCGCGATCGGGTTCGCCGCGTTGCTGGCGATGCTCACCGGATTGCTGTTCGGCCTCTTCCCCGCGCTGCACAGCACGCGGCCCAACCTCGTCTCGGCGCTGCGCGACGGATCGGGCAAGACGTCGGCAACGCGCAGTGCGACGCGGTTCCGGACGTCGCTCGTCACGGCGCAGATCGCGCTGTCGATGGCGCTGCTGGTCTCGGCCGGGCTCTTCATCAAGAGTCTCACGAATGTGAGCCGCGTGAGCCTGGGGCTCGACGTGAACAATCTCGTGACGTTTCGCGTCTCGCCGGTCCTGAACGGCTACTCGGGCGTCCGCTCGCAGCAGGTGTTCGCGCGCATTGAATCCGAGGTGAGCTCCATCCCGGGCGTCCGTGGTATTGTCGCCGCGCGCGTCCAGGTGATCGGCGGCAACAACTGGGACAACGGCATGAACGTTCAGGGCTTCGCGAAGACGCTCGACACCGACGTCGATGCCTACTTCAACGAGGTGAGCCCGGAATTTTTTCACACGATGGGCATTCCGCTCGTCGCGGGACGTGAGTTCACGACGGGCGACGCCGTCGGTGCGCCGCGCGTGGCAATCGTGAACGAGGCGTTCACGAAAAAGTTCAAGCTTGGCAACGACGCGGTCGGCAAGATGGTCGGCGAGGGCGACAGTCTCACGCACGTGATCGTCGGCGTCGTCAAGGATTCGCGCTACAGCGGCGTGAAGCAGGACATGCGTCCGGTGTATTACGTCGCCTACAAGCAGGATACGACCGCCGGGTCGATGAGCTTCTACGTGAGAAGCTCGCTGCCGTCCGCGACGTTGATGCCCGAAATTCGCGCGGCCGTGGCGAAGGTCGACCGCAACCTGCCCGTGACGGGCCTCAAGACGATGCCCCAGCAGATCAAGGACAACGTGTATCTCGATCGGATGATCAGCACGTTGTCGGCGGGCTTCGCGGCGCTCGCGACGCTGCTTGCCGCGATCGGATTGTACGGCGTGCTCGCGTATTCCGTCGTGCAACGCACCAAGGAGATCGGCGTGCGCATGGCGCTCGGCGCGGACTCATCGAAGATCCTGTCGATGGTGCTGCGCAGCGTCGCGATCATGACCGCTGTGGGCGCGACGATCGGTGCCGCGGCCGCATGGGGAATTGGACGAGGCGCGCAGTCGTTGTTGTTCGGCGTGCAGGGCCGCGATCCGTTCGTGATGGTTGGCGCGGCCGTCGTGCTCGCGATTGCCGCGGTGCTCGCCGGAGCGATCCCGGCCGCGCGCGCGGCGCGAGTGGATCCCGTTCAGGCGCTGCGGTACGAGTAG
- a CDS encoding amidase: protein MGTPIENVEEALSAIATHGRRTNAFILVDAEAARSAARATSRGPLAGMTISIKDLIDIEGQPTTAGSRVRDGHVAEHDAPVVQRLRNAGAILIGKTNLHEFAFGTTSEESAFGAVHNPLDVTRSAGGSSGGSAAAVASGMGRASIGTDTGGSIRIPAAACGIVGLKPSLGEVPTDGVVALSTTFDHVGPITRDVADAALIWSVLAEQPMPALDLGRAPRLGLLGGYFTKLLERDVRSAFDAAIERLRREGATTAPRELAHADSIVPAYVNISMPEAAHWHGADIDEHANDYQPPVLERLHRGRTILAVDYLAAFDTRETLRRAVDDLLADCDALALPTLPIIPPSHGQVDAMMGNGETIPVRAAMLRLTQLFNITGHPAISVPVPVKGLPVGLQLVGRRGRTDDLLRVAARCESLLRHPERP from the coding sequence ATGGGTACTCCAATTGAAAACGTCGAAGAGGCGCTGTCGGCGATCGCAACACACGGGCGTCGCACGAATGCGTTCATTCTCGTCGATGCCGAAGCCGCTCGCAGTGCGGCACGAGCAACGAGTCGCGGCCCGCTCGCCGGGATGACGATCTCGATCAAGGATCTCATCGACATCGAAGGGCAACCGACGACGGCCGGGTCGCGCGTGCGCGACGGGCACGTCGCCGAGCATGACGCGCCAGTGGTGCAGCGGCTGCGCAACGCCGGCGCGATACTCATCGGCAAAACCAATCTGCACGAGTTCGCGTTCGGTACCACGAGCGAAGAATCGGCGTTCGGAGCCGTGCACAACCCGCTCGACGTCACGCGATCCGCCGGCGGCTCGAGCGGTGGCTCGGCGGCGGCGGTCGCCAGCGGCATGGGGCGAGCATCGATCGGCACGGATACCGGCGGCTCGATTCGCATTCCCGCGGCTGCCTGCGGAATCGTTGGCCTCAAGCCCTCGCTCGGCGAAGTACCGACTGACGGCGTCGTCGCCTTGAGCACGACCTTCGATCACGTCGGTCCGATCACGCGCGACGTCGCCGATGCAGCGCTCATCTGGTCGGTGCTCGCCGAACAACCCATGCCCGCGCTCGACCTCGGCCGCGCGCCGCGCCTTGGCCTGCTCGGCGGATACTTCACGAAGTTGCTCGAGCGCGACGTACGCAGCGCGTTTGATGCGGCGATCGAACGCCTGCGCCGCGAGGGCGCCACGACGGCGCCGCGTGAGCTCGCGCACGCCGATTCGATCGTGCCCGCGTACGTCAACATCTCGATGCCCGAGGCGGCGCACTGGCACGGAGCGGATATCGACGAACACGCGAATGACTATCAGCCGCCGGTGCTCGAGCGGCTGCATCGTGGCCGAACGATTCTCGCGGTGGATTACCTCGCGGCGTTCGACACGCGCGAGACGCTGCGCCGCGCGGTGGACGATCTGCTCGCCGATTGCGATGCGCTGGCGCTGCCGACGCTGCCGATCATCCCGCCGTCGCACGGCCAGGTCGATGCGATGATGGGCAACGGCGAAACAATTCCGGTGCGCGCGGCGATGCTGCGATTGACGCAGCTCTTCAACATCACGGGGCATCCGGCGATTTCGGTGCCGGTGCCGGTGAAAGGATTGCCCGTGGGACTTCAGCTGGTGGGACGGCGGGGGCGGACGGATGACTTGCTGCGGGTGGCGGCGAGGTGTGAAAGCCTGTTGCGTCATCCCGAGCGACCCTGA